The Musa acuminata AAA Group cultivar baxijiao chromosome BXJ2-2, Cavendish_Baxijiao_AAA, whole genome shotgun sequence genome has a segment encoding these proteins:
- the LOC135604783 gene encoding bidirectional sugar transporter SWEET14-like — protein MAGLSLEQPLPFIFGILGNIISFMVFLSPLPTFYRIYRKKSTEGFQSVPFVVALSSCMLLIYYALVKTNAVLLITINSFGCFIETAYITIYLIYATKKARIFCVQIFVLLNVVAFAAIVLLTRLAFTGPDRVTVVGWICVGFSLCVFAAPLSIIRLVIRTKSVEFMPFYLSFFLTLNAIAWFGYGFFTKDLYVELPNVLGFVFGVVQMVVYMLYKNKKKKKDAAVAAVPEHRVKIAELSSAPASELQVSLEEKDQNKRSMEDSQDTDKNEAAYEEGHDISAV, from the exons ATGGCTGGCCTATCCTTGGAACAACCTTTACCGTTCATCTTCGGCATCTTAG GCAACATCATTTCGTTCATGGTTTTTCTTTCCCCACT TCCTACATTCTACCGAATCTACCGAAAGAAATCAACCGAAGGGTTCCAATCGGTGCCTTTCGTCGTAGCTTTGTCCAGCTGCATGCTATTGATCTACTACGCGCTTGTCAAAACCAATGCAGTCCTTCTCATCACCATCAACTCGTTTGGATGCTTCATCGAGACAGCCTACATCACCATCTACCTCATTTACGCCACAAAGAAAGCTAGG ATCTTCTGCGTCCAAATATTTGTCCTCTTGAACGTGGTGGCATTCGCTGCGATCGTTCTCTTGACTCGACTAGCCTTTACTGGTCCTGACCGTGTGACAGTAGTCGGGTGGATCTGCGTGGGCTTCTCGCTCTGTGTCTTTGCTGCTCCATTGAGCATCATC AGGCTCGTCATACGCACAAAGAGTGTAGAGTTCATGCCATTCTACCTATCATTCTTCCTCACACTGAATGCGATTGCATGGTTCGGCTACGGTTTCTTCACCAAGGACTTGTACGTCGAG CTTCCAAACGTTTTGGGGTTCGTATTTGGAGTCGTACAAATGGTGGTCTACATGCTctacaagaacaagaagaagaagaaggacgcCGCGGTGGCAGCCGTGCCGGAGCACAGAGTCAAGATCGCGGAGCTGAGCTCCGCCCCAGCTTCCGAGTTGCAGGTCAGCCTCGAGGAGAAGGATCAAAACAAGAGGTCGATGGAGGACAGCCAAGACACAGATAAAAACGAGGCGGCATATGAGGAAGGGCATGACATTAGCGCAGTGTGA